DNA sequence from the Methylomonas albis genome:
TAAACGATGGTCGTAGGACAAGGCCAGGTACATGATAGGCCGGATGACGATTTCGCCGTTTTCCACCACCGGTCTGTCCTTGATGGCGTGCATGCCTAAAATCGCGCATTGCGGCGGATTCAGGATAGGCGTAGACAACATGGAACCGAAGATGCCGCCGTTGGTGATGGTGAAGGTGCCGCCACTAAGATCTTCAACACTGATCGAGCCGTTGCGGGCTTTATTGCCAAAATCGTGAATGCCTTTTTCAATGCCGGCAAAATCCAGTTGGTCGGCGTCACGCAAAATCGGCACGATTAAGCCGCGTGGGGTGGTCACGGCGATACCGATGTCATAATAGCCATGGTAAATAATATCGCTGCCGTCAATGGAAGCGTTAATGGCCGGGAAGCGTTTTAAGCCTTCAATCGATGCCTTGACGAAGAACGACATGAAGCCCAGCTTGATGCTGTGCTTGGTTTCGAAACGATCTTTGTAGTGATTGCGCAGATCAATGACAGCACTTAGATTGACTTCGTTAAAGGTAGTCAGCATCGCCGCATTTTGCTGGGCTTGCAGCAAGCGTTCGGCCACTTTGGCGCGCAAGCGGGTCATCGGCACCCGCTGTTCCGGCCGTAGGCTAGCGACGGCTGTGGCCGATAAGGGCGAGTGCGTTTCCGCTACTGGCGCGGGTGCCGGAGCAGGCGCGGTGTCTTTTGCTTGCTCGTTCAAGAAATCCAAGACATCGGTTTTCAGAATCCGGCCATGCTTTCCGGAGCCGGCGATGGCTTGCGGATCAAGGTCTTTTTCGGCAACCAGTTTGCGTACCGATGGACTAAGGATGGCGTCTTCGGTTTTTTCGGTTTTTGAAGTCGGTTTGGCTTGCTGGACGTCCAGTTTGGCCAGCAGTTGACCGCCGACCACGGTTTCGCCGTCTTGCGCCACCAGTTCCACCAGAGTCCCGGATTTGGGTGCCGGTACTTCCAGAATGACTTTGTCGGTTTCGAGATCGGCCAGATTGTCGCCTTCGTTAACCCATTCGCCGGCTTGTTTGTGCCATGCGACCAAGGTGGCGTCGGACACGGATTCAGGAAGGCTGGGGACCAGAATTTCAAAGCTCATGTGTAGTTCCTTCATTGCTGCCATAGAGCGCGGCGTTGACCACAGCGCGTTGTTCGTTAAGGTGGGTTTTGTAACTACCGACCGCCGGTGCCGCCGATGCGACCCGGCCGGCATAGTTGATCGGAATATTCTTGTCTAGCAAATCGAAAAAATGGTGCTTGCTTTGGTACCAGGCGCCTTGGTTTTTAGGCTCCTCCTGACACCAGACAATATGTTCGATATTGGGATATTTGTCGATTTCGCGTTTGAATTGCTCGTTCGGAAAAGGATAGAGCTGCTCGATACGAATAATGGCGACATGGCGCAGTTGTTCCTGATCCAGACGGCGGGCTTCCAGTAGGTCGAAATAGACCTTGCCGGCGCACAACACTATCCGCGTGACGTGGTAGGGATCGATATCGTCCTGTTCGCCTATTACGTTCAAAAATTCGCCATGGGTCAAATCGGTCAGCGTCGATACTGCCAGCTTGTGGCGTAGCAGGCTTTTTGGGCTCATTATAATCAGCGGCTTACGATACTGTCGCAACATTTGTCGCCGCAGTAAATGAAAAATTTGTGCCGGTGTGGTTGGGACGCAGACTTGAATATTATGGTCGGCGCAAAGCTGTAAATAGCGCTCCAGACGAGCCGAAGAATGTTCCGGACCTTGGCCTTCAAATCCGTGCGGCAACAGCATTACCAAGCCGCTGAGCTTGCCCCATTTGGTTTCGCCGGAGGCGATAAACTGGTCGATGACTACTTGCGCGCCGTTGGCAAAGTCGCCGAATTGCGCTTCCCAGATCACCAGTTTATTCGGCTCCGTGGAGCTGTAACCGTATTCGAAACCCAATACGCCAGCTTCCGAGAGCAGTGAGTTGAAGATTTGTGCTCGACCTTGGGTTTCACTTAGATATTTAAGCGGGATGTAGTTTTCACCGTTGGCCTGATTCAGCAAAATGGCATGGCGGTGCGAGAAGGTGCCGCGACCGATGTCCTGACCGGTCAGGCGCATATTGTATTTGTCCAAGAGCAGCGTCGCATACGCCAGGTTTTCCGCGAAGCCCCAATCCATCGGTATTTCGCCGGTCGCCATTTTATTGCGGTCTTCCATTACCTTGGCGACTCTAGGGTGCAATTCAAACCCTTCCGGCAAGCATTGCAGGCGTTGGTTGCAAAACCGGATATGCCCCAATGTTATCGAGGTGTCGGCGGGTGTATCCCAATGTTTGTTTTGATAAGGCACCCAGCGCGCCGAATAGGAGTAGATGTTATTTTCGATAATCGGCCGCGATACCGGTTGGCCTTCGTTGAGCAGTTGTTGGTAATCCTGTTCCATTTTCTGCACCAGGTCTTCCGTCACCACGCCCTCTGCAATTAATTTTTGCGCATAGATTTGTGGTGGGGTCAGGTGGTCACGGATGGATTTGTACATCATCGGCTGCGTGGTTGCAGGCTCATCGGCCTCGTTGTGGCCATGGCGGCGGTAGCAAATCAGATCGATCACGACGTCTTTATGAAAGGTGTTGCGATAATCCAATGCCAGTTGCGTGACGAAAATTACCGCTTCCGGGTCGTCGCCGTTGACGTGAAATACCGGCGCCTGAATCATATTGGCGACGTCGGTGCAATAAAGGGTAGAACGCGCGTCGAAAGGGTTGCTGGTAGTAAAACCAATTTGATTGTTGATGACGATATGCACGGTGCCGCCGGTGGAGAAGGCGCGAGTTTCCGACATGTTCAAGGTTTCCATCACTATGCCCTGGCCGGCGAATGCGGCGTCGCCATGAATCAATATCGGCAGAATCGCCTCGAAACCATCGACGCCGTGCCGGTCTTGTCGGGCTTTTACCGAACCTTCTACCACCGGGTTGATGATTTCCAGGTGGGAAGGGTTAAAGGCTAAGGTTAAATGAATCGGGCCGCCTGGTGTGGCGATATTGGACGAAAAGCCTTGATGGTATTTGACGTCGCCGGTCAGCACGCCAGGTGAGGACGTGTGGGTGCCCTCGAATTCTCCAAATAATACCGCCGGGCTTTTACCCAATATATTAATAAGTACGTTCAAGCGGCCTCGATGGGCCATGCCGATCACGATTTCCTTGCCTTTGTGTTCGCCGGCGCGCTGTATTAATTCGTCCAGAACCGGAATCAAGGACTCGCCGCCTTCCAGCGAAAAGCGTTTTTGGCCGACGTATTTGCGGTGCAGAAATTTTTCCAGGCCTTCGGCCGCAATCAGCAATTTCAAAAGCCACTGGCGTTTTTCCGGGTGGCTGCTGAAATCGGGTTTGGCGCCTTCCAGTTTGTCCTTGATCCAACGCTTCTTTTCATCATCGACGATGTGCATGTATTCGCTGCCGATGCTGCCGCAGTAAATCTCGTTAAGCGTTTGAATAATGGCTTTCAAGGGCAAGCGGTCCACACCGCATAGGCCGCCGGTGTCGAACATTGTGCTCATGTCCGCATCCGTCAAACCATAATATATGGGTTCTAAATCGGCAGGGATGCTTTGCGTTTGGCCGAGCGGGTTGTTGGCGGCAATCTGGTGGCCCTTGACCCGATAATGATTGATCAAGCGTGCGACGGCCGATTGCTTTTTTACGCTTTGTTCGGTAAAGCCCTGCATTCTGGCCAACCTGCCGGGTTCCGCAATAGCTAGTTTTTCAAAGCGCTCCACAATCACGCTATGCGGTGTGTCTTCGGTCGCACCACTACGAATGTGGTCGAAGCGCTGTCGCCAGCTTGGGCTGATAGATTCCGGGTTGCTGAGGTACTGTTCGTATAAGTACTCGATGAAGTGGGCGTTGCCTCCATACAATGAGGAGGATTCTTCGAATTGTTTAAGCAGGCTACTCATGCAAACATCCAGGATTTCGGCAAGTTGAACCGATTATGTTAGAACTAAAATGTTATATTACCAAGGACAAAGTGTTGTAACGGGCTAGCGTAGCAAGTGATTCCAGTTTCATTTGCTGGATTTAATATTGGAAAAAAACATGGCTGATAATAAAGTAGTTATCAAAATTAATTATGATAAGAAACACCCAAGCATAAACACGCAGCCGCAAACGGTAACGGTTTGGCATATTCGCAGGATACTGATTGCAGTTCTGGGGGTAGTTTTGGTGGCAATATTATTGTTTTCATGGTTCGGCAGCGATGACGACGATAGTCATACTCAGATCGATACCACGGAAAAAGTTCAACCATTTAATAAGCCGGAGGCCGAAATTGTTGAACAGCAAGAGTCGGTAACACTGCAAAAACCGGTGCCGGCGATTGTGCACAAGGAAGTCGTCAACTCCGAAAGTGTTAAAAAAGTCGACACTATTAAAAAGCCGGCGGCGATTATATTGGATCGTAAGGTTATCAGAGCCTCTTTAAATAGTAAGCCCAAGGATGACGAGCCTGGCGAGCCGATTAAATCGCCGCTGAGGGTTATTGCTAATCAATCCACGGAGGTTTTTTATTTTAGCGAGATAAGAGATTTGATGGGTAAGGCTTTGTTTCATCAGTGGTCGCGCAATGGGCAGGTCGTGCATCAAAAACCATTGGATATAAAAGATAAGATATCCAAGGTGTGGTCTAGTAAAAACTTGTCGATTAAAGATAAAGGTGAATGGCAAGTACGGTTGACGGACAAGAAAGGCAAGGTATATTCCGAGGTCAATTTTTTAGTAAACGCCGAATAATAGTTTTATTTAGAAACGCTGGGTGATAGAATTGATTACGTTTTTTGATTAACGAGGAAAATATGACTGACTTTAATAAACTCTCCGAAGCCGAATTACAGGCTGTTATTGATAATGCCGAAAAAGCATTAAAAGAAAGACAATCCAGTAAACGTAAAGAAGTTTTTGCGCAAATAAGGGAATTGGCGGCTTCTATTGGCGTAACTGTCGATATTCAAGACGGCGAGAAGAAAGCTGAAAGAAAAACCGGTAAAGTGCCGGCCAGATACCGTAGTCCTAACGATGCATCTTTAACTTGGTCAGGCCGGGGATTGGCGCCAAAATGGATGCAGGAACTGCTGGCGTCAGGTCGCAATAAAGCTGAATTTGAAATCAAATAATCTGCGGATTTAAACCGTTGGCTGGTTAATCCAGTCCTTTAAGCGGCTTGCTACCCAGGCTCCATCGTCCAAACATAGATCATGGCCTGCCCAAGGGTGCTTGAAGATATCGGTTTGCCATTTGTGATGAATGGCGTCGGAACATGCCGGTGCGACTAAACGGTCGCCCCGGCCATTCAATATCAGCAATGGCTCTCCCGGTTTTCTGTTACTGGGTCGATACCGAGCCGCCGCTTTTAACTGCCTGACACCATTTGCAAAACTGATAGGCCGGGCTTGCTGTATGGCTGTCCAGGCCTCAGCGGTTTCCAGGTAGTGATCCTGCCGATTACTAACCAGCTGAATTATCGCCAGTTCTCGTTTGTACAAATCCCGTTCCAGTAATATCCCAAGAAACTGCCGATAGCTCTGCCAACGCATGCGGCTATAAAACGGGCTCAAGCTGGCAAGGCTGGTATTAACCAGCGCGGCTGCGGCGATGTCTTGCGGATAGCGTTGTAACCATTCCCAGGCCACCATGCCGCCGAGCGATAAGGCTAGTAGCGTGACAGGTTTTGCCAATAAGTCATCGGCTAAAGCCTGGCGGCGGACTTGTTCTGTTATAGCTTCAATGTTGTCCGGGCTGTGTTCGCGATAAAACCTACCGGTGCCAGGCAAATCGATGGTGCTGACGGTAGATTGTGGAAAAGTCTGTTGCAACAAATCCGGGAAACTCCCCCAATGCGCCGCCTCTCGGCACAGCCCACGCAGTAATAGCCAATGTTGGCCCGCTAATTTAGGCATACCAGAGTTTCATGGCCTGTTGCAGATTTTGGTCTTTTTGCTGGTTGCTTAACCTTGCCCATTTTTGCGGGTAGAGCAGGCTGCGATACAAAAAATCGAATAAGGTTAGATGCCTGCGCATAATGCGTTGTTGGCGATGCGGCAGTAAGGGGTGGAATAAACCATGACGTTGAAACAAATGCGTCGGGCTCTTGCGCAACCAAAGCCAGGAACCCATTTCCAGGGTTAAGGGCAGAAACACGTGTTGCTTACCGTGACGGTCGATAAATTCGTCATACAGATAATCCCATAAGTCGCCGCTGATGACGTATTCTTGGCTCATGGGCTCTATTTTATAGAAATGATGCGGGTAGCAGCGGTCAAACAATTGTTTTAAGCCAACTGTTTCTGCAATGCCCGGAAACGGCGTCTGGCAGGATGCGTAGGGAAACCATAATCTATCGTGGAGGCCGAACCCCGAGTGTAGATCGATGGCAATCGACAGCGGCGCGTCGAACAGATGTTTATGTACCACCCGGCACAGCGCCTGGGCTTCTTTTTCCATTTTCGATTCGTCGCCGCGATACCAGGGCAGTTTGGCGCTGAAACGTTGGCCGCTGTATAGCCGGGTATTACCGAGACTTTCGATAGGCGAATTGCGCATCAAATCGACGCCGCGGCCGTTACAGCGAGTGCCTCGGTAAACGCCTACCGGATTGACGATGGGTACAAATACCAGTCGTGAATGTTGCAAGCGAGCATTAAATTCCTCATCCCAATCCAATAGTTGCAGGATGGTTTGTAAGTAGGCCAGTATCACTTCCGAACCGATTTTCTCCAAACCGTGTACGCCGCCGAAAAAAGCTAACACGGGGACGTCAGGGCTACTCGAGCCAAGACTGAGACAATGGATGGGAAATTGCCTGTCTTTATACGTGATTTGTTCGATGATCTCGCAACGGGCGCGGTCGCCGAATTGCTCGATCAGCTTTTCCAGCTGTTCCAGCTCCGGGAATGAGCGATTTTCCATGAAGTTGTGATTTCTAGCCGACTAGTGATTTTTCGATGTAGCGCTGTCGTTTTTTTGGCGCGATTTTATCGACCTCCACCATGATCAGGCTGTCGATACAGTTATTAAAGTCAGGATCGATATTGAAATCGATGAAATGGCAACCTTTATCGACACACAATTCCACGTACTGTTTATAAAGTGTGGGGACTTTGACACCCAATTTTTTCAGTTCGCTATTCAGTATTTTAAAACTGGTGGAATAGTCGGCGCTAAATTCGCTTGCGGCGAAAGCTTTCCCTTGTTGAGAAATTACGAACGGCGTTCTGGCCTTGGTGTGCTGTAAGTCGGAGGCAAACTGTTGTTGATAAAAACCGATGATCAGTTCTTTGGCAGCCTGTGGATAGGCGTTACTAATGCTGACCGGGCCAAATAGATACTTGATGTCCGGGCGTTCGCGCAAATACGCGCCAATACCGTACCAAAGATAATCCAGACTGTGTTGCCCCCAATAGCGCGGTTGCACGAAGCTGCGACCCAATTCGATGCTGTAAGGTAGATAGGCCTCAAATTCGCTACGCAAATCGAACAAGGTTTGCGTGTAAAAACCCTCCACGCCGTGACTGGCCATAATGGCCGGGCCTTCGCCGACCCGATAGGCGCCGACGATTTCCAGATCGTTGTCGTCCCACAGCACGATATGGCTGTAGTAAATGTCGAATTTATCCAGATCTAAAGCCAGTCCCGTACCTTCTTCCACTGTGCGGAAGGTTAGTTCGCGCAAGCGGGCGATTTCCCGCATTACCGGGCAATCGTCCTGAAACTGATATAAAAAGATCTTTTTGCCGTCGCGGGTTTCGCCAAGCAAGCGCGATTGGTACAGCGCCTTCTTCACCGCTTTGGTATCGGAAGGATGCACCACGGTGGCTACCGTTTCGAATAGCGCCGGTTTGTTTTTCTTGCCCAGATTTTGTACGTGCTTACGAAAGCGCTGACTGAGTTGCTTGTTGCTTTCCTCACTGTCGGCGATGACCTGGTAAGGTACC
Encoded proteins:
- a CDS encoding 2-oxoglutarate dehydrogenase E1 component, which encodes MSSLLKQFEESSSLYGGNAHFIEYLYEQYLSNPESISPSWRQRFDHIRSGATEDTPHSVIVERFEKLAIAEPGRLARMQGFTEQSVKKQSAVARLINHYRVKGHQIAANNPLGQTQSIPADLEPIYYGLTDADMSTMFDTGGLCGVDRLPLKAIIQTLNEIYCGSIGSEYMHIVDDEKKRWIKDKLEGAKPDFSSHPEKRQWLLKLLIAAEGLEKFLHRKYVGQKRFSLEGGESLIPVLDELIQRAGEHKGKEIVIGMAHRGRLNVLINILGKSPAVLFGEFEGTHTSSPGVLTGDVKYHQGFSSNIATPGGPIHLTLAFNPSHLEIINPVVEGSVKARQDRHGVDGFEAILPILIHGDAAFAGQGIVMETLNMSETRAFSTGGTVHIVINNQIGFTTSNPFDARSTLYCTDVANMIQAPVFHVNGDDPEAVIFVTQLALDYRNTFHKDVVIDLICYRRHGHNEADEPATTQPMMYKSIRDHLTPPQIYAQKLIAEGVVTEDLVQKMEQDYQQLLNEGQPVSRPIIENNIYSYSARWVPYQNKHWDTPADTSITLGHIRFCNQRLQCLPEGFELHPRVAKVMEDRNKMATGEIPMDWGFAENLAYATLLLDKYNMRLTGQDIGRGTFSHRHAILLNQANGENYIPLKYLSETQGRAQIFNSLLSEAGVLGFEYGYSSTEPNKLVIWEAQFGDFANGAQVVIDQFIASGETKWGKLSGLVMLLPHGFEGQGPEHSSARLERYLQLCADHNIQVCVPTTPAQIFHLLRRQMLRQYRKPLIIMSPKSLLRHKLAVSTLTDLTHGEFLNVIGEQDDIDPYHVTRIVLCAGKVYFDLLEARRLDQEQLRHVAIIRIEQLYPFPNEQFKREIDKYPNIEHIVWCQEEPKNQGAWYQSKHHFFDLLDKNIPINYAGRVASAAPAVGSYKTHLNEQRAVVNAALYGSNEGTTHEL
- a CDS encoding M14 family zinc carboxypeptidase, which translates into the protein MENRSFPELEQLEKLIEQFGDRARCEIIEQITYKDRQFPIHCLSLGSSSPDVPVLAFFGGVHGLEKIGSEVILAYLQTILQLLDWDEEFNARLQHSRLVFVPIVNPVGVYRGTRCNGRGVDLMRNSPIESLGNTRLYSGQRFSAKLPWYRGDESKMEKEAQALCRVVHKHLFDAPLSIAIDLHSGFGLHDRLWFPYASCQTPFPGIAETVGLKQLFDRCYPHHFYKIEPMSQEYVISGDLWDYLYDEFIDRHGKQHVFLPLTLEMGSWLWLRKSPTHLFQRHGLFHPLLPHRQQRIMRRHLTLFDFLYRSLLYPQKWARLSNQQKDQNLQQAMKLWYA
- the odhB gene encoding 2-oxoglutarate dehydrogenase complex dihydrolipoyllysine-residue succinyltransferase, whose protein sequence is MSFEILVPSLPESVSDATLVAWHKQAGEWVNEGDNLADLETDKVILEVPAPKSGTLVELVAQDGETVVGGQLLAKLDVQQAKPTSKTEKTEDAILSPSVRKLVAEKDLDPQAIAGSGKHGRILKTDVLDFLNEQAKDTAPAPAPAPVAETHSPLSATAVASLRPEQRVPMTRLRAKVAERLLQAQQNAAMLTTFNEVNLSAVIDLRNHYKDRFETKHSIKLGFMSFFVKASIEGLKRFPAINASIDGSDIIYHGYYDIGIAVTTPRGLIVPILRDADQLDFAGIEKGIHDFGNKARNGSISVEDLSGGTFTITNGGIFGSMLSTPILNPPQCAILGMHAIKDRPVVENGEIVIRPIMYLALSYDHRLVDGKEAVQFLGIIKECLEAPAHLLLNI
- a CDS encoding lysophospholipid acyltransferase family protein, whose protein sequence is MIDAERILQETYPDFKLGKDNKLVVKALKKLIHEDDFNDVIRKNQHLRGFAFLDKLLNYFKFNYQVSNDCYNNIPSEGRLLIVANHPIGTLDGLALVKLIRSVRPDVRIVANRVLSHMEPLQSIFLPVDVLSDRKKLKDVYKVMLDALKNEEAIIFFPAGEVSRITPKGIRDGAWQSGFIKLAHRAQCPILPIFIKAKNSALFYSASTLYKPLGTMLLVKEMFNKKGQEIKFMVGAPVPYQVIADSEESNKQLSQRFRKHVQNLGKKNKPALFETVATVVHPSDTKAVKKALYQSRLLGETRDGKKIFLYQFQDDCPVMREIARLRELTFRTVEEGTGLALDLDKFDIYYSHIVLWDDNDLEIVGAYRVGEGPAIMASHGVEGFYTQTLFDLRSEFEAYLPYSIELGRSFVQPRYWGQHSLDYLWYGIGAYLRERPDIKYLFGPVSISNAYPQAAKELIIGFYQQQFASDLQHTKARTPFVISQQGKAFAASEFSADYSTSFKILNSELKKLGVKVPTLYKQYVELCVDKGCHFIDFNIDPDFNNCIDSLIMVEVDKIAPKKRQRYIEKSLVG
- a CDS encoding DUF2914 domain-containing protein; this translates as MADNKVVIKINYDKKHPSINTQPQTVTVWHIRRILIAVLGVVLVAILLFSWFGSDDDDSHTQIDTTEKVQPFNKPEAEIVEQQESVTLQKPVPAIVHKEVVNSESVKKVDTIKKPAAIILDRKVIRASLNSKPKDDEPGEPIKSPLRVIANQSTEVFYFSEIRDLMGKALFHQWSRNGQVVHQKPLDIKDKISKVWSSKNLSIKDKGEWQVRLTDKKGKVYSEVNFLVNAE
- a CDS encoding alpha/beta fold hydrolase, which codes for MPKLAGQHWLLLRGLCREAAHWGSFPDLLQQTFPQSTVSTIDLPGTGRFYREHSPDNIEAITEQVRRQALADDLLAKPVTLLALSLGGMVAWEWLQRYPQDIAAAALVNTSLASLSPFYSRMRWQSYRQFLGILLERDLYKRELAIIQLVSNRQDHYLETAEAWTAIQQARPISFANGVRQLKAAARYRPSNRKPGEPLLILNGRGDRLVAPACSDAIHHKWQTDIFKHPWAGHDLCLDDGAWVASRLKDWINQPTV
- a CDS encoding H-NS histone family protein; this translates as MTDFNKLSEAELQAVIDNAEKALKERQSSKRKEVFAQIRELAASIGVTVDIQDGEKKAERKTGKVPARYRSPNDASLTWSGRGLAPKWMQELLASGRNKAEFEIK